One window of the Leishmania panamensis strain MHOM/PA/94/PSC-1 chromosome 16 sequence genome contains the following:
- a CDS encoding hypothetical protein (TriTrypDB/GeneDB-style sysID: LpmP.16.0620), whose product MTSSSTSTGASAADADFIIPIETKYVYVTARSVPREMLLMTGDCPICKSALGQPCVKCTSSMDECPVVVGVCGHIFHQHCLEQWLQGTCPLCRNPWQQERIVQQN is encoded by the coding sequence ATGACGAGCTCGTCTACATCGACCGGCGCCTCGGCGGCAGACGCGGACTTCATCATACCGATTGAGACGAAGTACGTGTACGTCACTGCCCGAAGTGTGCCTCGTGAGATGCTGCTCATGACAGGGGACTGTCCCATCTGCAAGAGCGCCCTTGGACAGCCCTGTGTGAAGTGCACCTCTTCTATGGACGAATGCCCCGTCGTCGTCGGAGTGTGCGGTCACATCTTTCACCAGCACTGCCTCGAGCAGTGGCTGCAGGGGACGTGCCCCCTCTGCCGCAATCCgtggcagcaggagcgcatcGTTCAGCAGAACTAG
- a CDS encoding hypothetical protein (TriTrypDB/GeneDB-style sysID: LpmP.16.0630) produces MRLQRQLQDLLQLPRNEVQEMRQRMQDPDIAIPLLQCYDAVIREKTEEVERLRRETVGLQTQLDAFHRDQLDVSNAVRMAEELAKNVQDKAAAEVQRYLEAVREMQGELVRLRLEMTRALEAENTAKQDALRTAERAASLETALEAAKRATSKAEAAREAAERKVRVQEQHAAEEQTDSVVQKTQLEVMTQENAAKAQELERLRAKMMQALRQASDNHAAHLRVVEERHHTIVENLRSVNRTQEMEMLKLRAQLARWDPTNPSGACRGAGASSPPTSLRFQSTTELLEAQARQAQELELKRLYGEVSTLQLQRNDAVRQYEQRTARLQRDCDQQLQDVQRQLQSAQRSLAEVRSRCEELEETKATQEASLRKARDELRQAQQDGQQYRLSADSHARKLASAQQQLAEANERLSALQREKQSAVRQAQERASELESNVAQVLQEVQSAKERAYVEVGEVQRRYEELRMQNSKLQDGLREREAALAKKERERNILEVQLGRLEEGLEAHKRRIVEADRRVQQLEQQLTETRQQHRGSFLSLEQMKLQNAQLTRTRDQLTEMLQGRLF; encoded by the coding sequence ATGCGCCTCCAACGCCAACTTCAGgaccttctgcagctgccccgcaacgaggtgcaggagatgcGCCAGCGTATGCAGGACCCCGACATCGCCATACCACTTCTCCAGTGCTACGACGCCGTGATACGCGAAaagacggaggaggtggagcgactGCGCAGAGAGACGGTGGGCCTGCAGACACAGCTGGATGCGTTTCACAGGGATCAGCTCGACGTATCGAATGCTGTCCGCATGGCCGAGGAGCTCGCAAAGAATGTACAGgacaaggcggcggcagaggtgcagcgctaTCTCGAGGCTGTGCGCGAGATGCAGGGGGAGCTtgtgcgcctccgcctcgagATGACGCGCGCCCTTGAGGCGGAAAATACCGCCAAACAAGATGCGCTTCGCACGGCGGAGCGCGCAGCCTCTTTGGAgacggcgctggaggcggctAAGCGGGCCACCTcgaaggcagaggcggccCGTGAGGCTGCGGAGCGGAAGGTGAgggtgcaggagcagcatgCGGCCGAGGAGCAGACGGACTCGGTGGTGCAAAAGACTCAGCTGGAGGTCATGACTCAGGAGAATGCCGCCAAGGCGCAAGAGCTGGAGCGACTCCGTGCTAAGATGATGCAGGCACTACGCCAGGCGAGCGACAACCATGCCGCGCACCTCCGTGTTGTAGAGGAGCGCCATCACACGATCGTCGAGAACTTACGCAGCGTGAACCGTACTCAGGAGATGGAGATGCTCAAGCTGCGTGCTCAGTTGGCCCGGTGGGACCCGACGAACCCATCTGGGgcctgccgcggcgctggcgcgtcCTCACCGCCTACATCGCTGCGCTTCCAGAGCACGACAGAGCTTctggaggcgcaggcgcggcAGGCACAGGAATTGGAGTTGAAGCGGCTCTACGGGGAGGTGTCAACGCTGCAGTTACAGCGCAATGATGCGGTGCGACAGTAcgagcagcgcaccgcccGCCTTCAAAGAGATTGTgatcagcagctgcaggatgtacagcgccagctgcaaAGTGCACAGCGCAGCCTCGCTGAGGTGCGTTCACGGTGTGAAGAGCTCGAGGAGACCAAAGCGACACAGGAGGCCTCGTTGCGCAAGGCGCGTGACGAGCTGCGCCAAGCCCAACAGGACGGCCAGCAGTATCGCCTCAGCGCGGACAGTCATGCACGCAAGCTAGCGTCTGCTCAGCAACAGCTTGCAGAGGCGAACGAGCGCCTCAGTGCTCTCCAGCGGGAGAAGCAAAGTGCTGTTCGACAGGCCCaagagagggcgagcgagCTGGAGTCCAACGTAGCTCAAGTACTGCAGGAGGTTCAGTCAGCGAAGGAGCGCGCCTACGTGGAGGTAGGGGAGGTGCAGCGTCGATATGAGGAGCTGCGGATGCAAAACTCAAAATTGCAGGATGGCCTCCGCGAGCGTGAGGCTGCGCTCGCGAAGAAGGAGCGCGAGCGCAACATCCTGGAAGTACAGTTGGGACGGCTCGAGGAAGGCTTAGAGGCGCACAAGCGCCGGATTGTGGAGGCGGACcggcgtgtgcagcagctggagcagcagctgaccgaaacgcggcagcagcaccgcggcagctTCCTGTCACTAGAGCAGATGAAGCTGCAGAACGCGCAACTGACACGCACGCGAGATCAGTTAACAGAGATGCTGCAGGGGCGTCTCTTCTAG
- a CDS encoding hypothetical protein (TriTrypDB/GeneDB-style sysID: LpmP.16.0640), with the protein MSGAALHPSRTLRLYAKTLTEMVPRNAALLHGKSGAGNDWAAGNAGCGPRGAVDGDWDAGTQRSDAHDALVEGDEPMYQVSVVHADTVANQATAALRSLLGHPRLSSSAVAADADGEDQLTDAGAPATPERVRDSDEVRRGMAGSHLPAERAEPGCGDAVEGDCESNGEEELLENAEAFADEVEMVGREGTAAITAVKEAPLSEETIAQLQNSGGGQRPARSGVMPYSAGEPVNLYGSRYWGDIANALRSAAESRRFLSPFWSSQTAFERVGATVVVKEEEGVLVPTTVSVAVRLFNLEQTTLATEFRAATFVEVIARLRQLRGHETSSLSRGYGGNMQPLNLAGDSLSYQRTCAISDSPHFIRLQTQSPCWLSEHEVHAIGASVRSDEVEFYTLVPLSAFAPLQERRAAASAGAGLSGDARADAANVSALDGEASTDTSRGATRYYNVAQLDDPERFARLNPMRDPLARCFSSRGFRYASTTTWLMWEYCARYHFPLTGTPRIIFLTAETIFRLGGRVVQTKRYPLSCKQTYRVDDTTASSSSSSTAFADVWKAPLSTSAAAPPFEKHRATCHGELDVAPACGRVNTRTCSGFGVRGDADGANSTAADAGIVPPPFTMVMHGEVVSLCNALQTDIADLIFDRVCGLHEHQSRKWCVRF; encoded by the coding sequence ATGTcaggcgctgctctgcatCCGTCTCGCACGCTGCGCCTGTACGCAAAGACGTTGACTGAGATGGTGCCACGGAATGCCGCGTTGCTTCATGGAAAAAGCGGTGCCGGGAACGACTGGGCTGCCGGCAATGCTGGTTGTGGGCCTCGTGGCGCTGTCGACGGCGACTGGGATGCGGGCACTCAACGCAGCGACGCACACGACGCCCTCGTCGAGGGGGACGAGCCGATGTACCAAGTGTCTGTCGTGCATGCGGACACTGTGGCGAACCAGGCTACCGCCGCCCTGAGGTCGTTGCTCGGGCACCCACGGTTGTCGTCGtccgctgttgcggctgaTGCTGACGGCGAAGACCAGTTGACCGATGCAGGGGCGCCGGCAACTCCGGAGCGCGTCCGTGATTCAGATGAGGTGAGGCGTGGTATGGCTGGGTCTCATCTCCCCGCAGAAAGGGCTGAGCCGGGTTGCGGCGATGCGGTGGAAGGAGATTGCGAGTCCaacggggaggaggagctgctggagaacgCCGAGGCCTTTGCGGATGAGGTGGAGatggtggggagggaggggactgccgccatcaccgctgTGAAGGAGGCGCCACTGTCAGAAGAGACCAtagcgcagctgcagaacagcggtggtggacaGCGACCTGCACGGTCTGGTGTTATGCCATACAGTGCAGGAGAGCCAGTGAACCTGTATGGGTCACGGTACTGGGGCGACATAGCCAACGCCCTGCGGAGCGCAGCGGAGTCACGACGGTTTCTCTCGCCCTTCTGGTCGTCGCAGACCGCCTTCGAGAGGGTCGGCGCGAccgtggtggtgaaggaggaggagggggtccTGGTACCCACCACCGTGTCCGTGGCAGTGCGACTCTTCAACCTGGAGCAGACAACCTTGGCCACGGAGTTCCGCGCCGCCACTTTTGTCGAGGTCATTGCGCGTCTGCGTCAGTTGAGAGGCCATGAGacctcgtcgctgtcgagGGGCTATGGGGGCAACATGCAGCCGCTCAACCTCGCCGGTGATTCTCTTTCTTACCAGCGCACTTGCGCCATTTCGGACTCACCACATTTCATTCGCTTGCAAACGCAGAGCCCATGTTGGCTCTCCGAGCATGAGGTCCATGCGATTGGGGCGTCGGTTAGGTCCGATGAGGTGGAGTTCTACACCCTAGTGCCACTCTCAGCGTTTGCGCCTTtgcaggagagaagagcagccgCAAGTGCCGGCGCAGGGCTCTCGGGTGACGCACGCGCCGACGCGGCCAACGTCTCGGCGCTTGATGGAGAGGCCTCTACTGATACTTCACGTGGCGCGACGCGATACTATAACGTCGCCCAGCTGGACGACCCTGAGAGGTTTGCGCGGTTGAATCCGATGAGGGACCCGCTGgcgcgctgcttcagctctCGCGGTTTCCGCTatgcctccaccaccacctggcTTATGTGGGAGTACTGCGCTCGCTACCACTTCCCCTTGACGGGCACACCTCGAATCATCTTTCTCACGGCAGAGACGATTTTTCGACTTGGTGGGCGCGTGGTGCAGACAAAGCGCTACCCCCTCTCGTGCAAGCAGACATACCGGGTGGATGACACCactgccagcagcagcagcagcagtaccgccTTTGCAGATGTGTGGAAGGCACCGCtgtccacctctgccgccgcccctccctTTGAGAAGCACAGAGCGACTTGCCACGGGGAGCTGGATGTGGCGCCAGCGTGTGGTCGCGTGAACACTCGCACGTGTAGCGGATTCGGCGTCCGAGGCGATGCAGATGGCGCGAACTCCACAGCGGCCGACGCGGGAATTGTCCCGCCACCGTTCACGATGGTGATGCACGGCGAGGTCGTGAGCCTGTGCAATGCGCTGCAGACCGACATTGCCGATCTCATTTTTGACCGTGTCTGCGGCTTGCACGAGCACCAGTCCCGCAAGTGGTGCGTGCGATTCTAG
- a CDS encoding apurinic/apyrimidinic endonuclease-redox protein (TriTrypDB/GeneDB-style sysID: LpmP.16.0650) gives MAAKRHRQSSSDSTSSSASSSPSELSPLKKAGSGQRVKAEVAVGPTTTVATPATVLAAGGAKKKAAGSPARRTSSTPKITNGDVGKLIRTAEALAALNTKKSEAEIWSNVVPFARKTADSDFDPAHMYKFITWNVAGLRGLLKKNASVLREFIEAEKPDVLCLQETKLNTDEADANAVLGVVDGYTFVDHPCAFKRGYSGTRTYMKNSTIVQQLHARCTRGFILPSTPQEDAATGSPVLVEGAGDEEGRVLTTFLSSDSTSSSPSLRIALVNTYVANSGMGLARLPYRIQSFDPNMREYLHQLDVWATPNAAVPSVAAGSGGSPYGFIWAGDLNVAERDYDRYYAGTFKSMQESSGFAPEERMSFRETMRRTSSVDVFRQLYPQAGPVYSFWSQRINGRLRNLGWRLDYFIVSSRLALYVVDCFPMPTVMGSDHCPFQMWMRRP, from the coding sequence ATGGCTGCGAAGCGACACCGGCAGTCTAGCAGTGATTCTACGTCCTCatcggcctcgtcgtcgccgtcagAGCTGTCGCCCTTGAAGAAGGCGGGTAGCGGCCAGCGAGTCAAGGCAGAGGTTGCGGTAGGGCCCACCACGACGGTCGCCACGCCTGCCACTGTTCTGGCTGCAGGTGGAgccaagaagaaggcggctGGCAGCCCCGCACGTCGCACAAGCAGCACACCGAAGATCACGAACGGTGATGTCGGTAAGCTCATCCGCACTGCTgaggccctcgctgccctcaACACAAAGAAGTCTGAGGCGGAGATCTGGTCTAACGTGGTGCCGTTCGCACGCAAGACGGCCGACAGCGACTTCGACCCAGCGCACATGTACAAGTTCATTACGTGGAACGTAGCGGGCCTGCGCGGATTGCTGAAGAAGAATGCCTCGGTGCTGAGAGAGTTCATTGAGGCCGAGAAGCCGGATGTTCTGTGCTTGCAGGAGACAAAGCTGAACACTGACGAGGCGGACGCTAATGCGGTCCTCGGCGTGGTGGACGGCTACACTTTTGTCGATCACCCGTGCGCCTTCAAGCGGGGCTACTCGGGAACTCGCACCTACATGAAAAACAGCACCATTGTGCAACAGCTTCACGCGCGGTGCACTCGTGGCTTCATACTGCCGTCCACACCACAGGAAGATGCAGCCACCGGCTCACCGGTGCTGGTAGAGGGTGCTGGCGATGAGGAGGGCCGTGTGCTGACTACATTCCTCTCTTCTGATTCGACCTCCTCATCGCCCTCGTTGCGGATTGCCCTCGTCAACACGTACGTGGCAAACAGTGGCATGGGGTTGGCACGACTGCCCTACCGCATTCAGTCCTTTGATCCAAACATGCGGGAGTACCTTCACCAGCTGGACGTCTGGGCTACCCCCAATGCTGCCGTCccgtcggtggcggcgggcagcggcggcagcccgTACGGCTTTATCTGGGCCGGCGACCTCAACGTGGCGGAGCGTGACTACGACCGCTACTACGCCGGCACATTCAAGTCGATGCAGGAGAGCAGTGGCTTTGCACCCGAGGAGCGGATGTCGTTTCGCGAGACAATGCGGCGGACAAGCTCAGTTGACGTGTTCCGCCAGCTCTACCCCCAGGCCGGCCCGGTGTACTCCTTCTGGTCACAGCGCATCAACGGCCGTCTGAGAAACTTGGGGTGGCGCCTGGACTACTTCATTGTCTCCTCGCGACTCGCATTGTACGTCGTGGACTGCTTCCCGATGCCGACAGTGATGGGCAGCGATCACTGTCCGTTTCAGATGTGGATGCGGCGCCCATGA